A single window of Besnoitia besnoiti strain Bb-Ger1 chromosome Unknown contig00135, whole genome shotgun sequence DNA harbors:
- a CDS encoding putative apocytochrome b (encoded by transcript BESB_024710), which translates to MPTSSIMLSKSKERLETVCSLSTILSNWFNFLTTAFGLIELSHPDNSIPVNRFVTPLHIVPEWYFLAYYAVLKVIPSKTGGLLVFMLSTCQ; encoded by the exons atgcctacaagctctataatgctaagcaaatctaaag aacgtctggagacagtttgttccctatctaccatattatctaattggtttaattttcttacaacggcttttggtttgattgaattatcgcacccagataactccataccagtgaaccggtttgtaactccgcttcatatcgtacctgaatggtactttttagcatattatgcggtgttaaaagtaatcccatccaaaaccggtggtttgttagtatttatgttatcaacatgtcaatga
- a CDS encoding uncharacterized protein (encoded by transcript BESB_024720), whose amino-acid sequence MIAVHHHPTGLLKTAKSVGFQYPTTLRLFHIGYVLGVIYGFLFSLILTARENYYSDASLISSIVLGVIISETGLFISFFWGVYTTSWTTGLDLEGLCLPDPSSLVLS is encoded by the coding sequence atgattgcagtacaccaccaccccactggactgcttaagacagctaaaagtgttggatttcaatatcctactacattaagattattccacatcggttatgttctaggcgtaatatatggattcttgttctcactcatcttaacagcgagagaaaactactactcagatgctagtctaatcagtagcatcgtacttggagttatcatctctgagacaggattatttatcagctttttctggggagtatatactacgagttggactactggtttagatcttgaaggtctttgtttaccggatccaagttctcttgtgctttcatga
- a CDS encoding cytochrome c oxidase subunit iii subfamily protein (encoded by transcript BESB_024730) — protein MTFTLVVAFLMLVCTEYLGLSLYINDNAFGNGLFILTGIHFSHVIVGAILVFFTQSIYSSLVTYMPTSSIMLSKSKDNSIPVNRFVTPFISYLNGTF, from the exons atgacattcactttggtagtcgccttcttaatgttagtctgtacggaatacttaggactatctctttatattaatgataatgcatttggtaatggacttttcatcttaactggtatacattttagccatgttattgttggagctatccttgtattcttcactcaaagtatctatagttctttagttacttacatgcctacaagctctataatgctaagcaaatctaaag ataactccataccagtgaaccggtttgtaactcccttcatatcgtacctgaatggtactttttag